The following coding sequences are from one Paenibacillus tundrae window:
- a CDS encoding LytTR family DNA-binding domain-containing protein, with protein MKLIFEISSLLERSTAKIVTHPEEQQHWDSIREAIQQMDTKMVVINAKNNRNVQIPLSSITVIQSEDRLCSVRLITGEHYLLPKRLKFVEEDLCEQHFVRINNQTIINTACIQTFAATQQARIQVELVDGSSYYVSRYYIKQFRGKLV; from the coding sequence GTGAAGCTTATATTTGAGATCAGTTCATTGCTTGAGCGAAGTACAGCTAAGATTGTCACACATCCAGAGGAACAACAGCACTGGGATTCGATCCGAGAAGCTATTCAACAAATGGATACAAAGATGGTAGTCATTAACGCTAAAAACAACCGCAATGTGCAGATTCCACTCAGTTCGATCACTGTCATCCAATCGGAAGATCGGTTGTGCAGTGTACGTCTGATCACAGGTGAGCACTACTTGCTCCCCAAACGCTTAAAATTTGTGGAAGAGGATCTATGTGAGCAGCATTTTGTGAGAATTAATAATCAAACGATCATTAACACAGCTTGTATTCAAACATTCGCGGCAACCCAGCAGGCAAGAATCCAAGTCGAGCTTGTGGACGGCTCCAGCTATTATGTCAGTCGGTATTACATCAAACAATTCAGGGGGAAATTAGTATGA
- a CDS encoding GNAT family N-acetyltransferase, producing the protein MITELQRQDFDKVQHIINTCSTLEVRAVVSGYNPGRIYVDDISNIAAALVWIQGQSGFQLIGDPQSEPFAKELPAFMTTHIEPELAELTLDSVEIGVQDERWEEVLRNMADKRELSSDNQQVYRFHSPQGTERVAGNEETDANVQHLEQNAVQLVRVDSALIHHRKFGNSTFLEDKITYFWSTMDDFLKHGFGYMLVHERNNEIMSICLSGFVAGQTHAIDIETVEVYRNRGYAAVVAKAFVEECRREGLQPYWDCSPDNTGSVRLAERVGMVFDFDYSVYWYPLSS; encoded by the coding sequence ATGATTACGGAACTTCAACGGCAGGATTTCGATAAGGTGCAGCATATTATCAACACTTGTAGCACACTTGAGGTACGGGCTGTAGTGTCCGGCTATAATCCGGGCCGCATTTATGTTGATGATATTTCGAATATCGCGGCTGCTCTCGTTTGGATTCAGGGGCAAAGCGGCTTTCAGTTAATCGGAGATCCGCAGAGCGAACCTTTTGCGAAGGAACTACCTGCATTTATGACAACGCATATTGAACCTGAATTAGCGGAGTTAACACTCGATTCCGTGGAAATTGGCGTACAGGATGAGCGCTGGGAAGAAGTTCTGCGTAACATGGCAGACAAGCGAGAACTCTCCAGTGATAACCAGCAGGTATATCGATTCCATTCACCACAGGGAACGGAACGTGTGGCAGGAAATGAAGAGACCGATGCTAATGTTCAACATCTAGAGCAGAATGCTGTCCAGCTTGTGAGAGTAGATTCTGCACTTATACATCATCGTAAGTTCGGCAATTCAACCTTTCTGGAGGACAAGATTACTTACTTTTGGAGTACGATGGATGACTTTTTGAAGCATGGGTTCGGTTATATGTTAGTTCATGAACGGAACAATGAGATTATGAGTATTTGTCTCTCAGGATTTGTTGCAGGACAGACACATGCTATTGATATTGAAACTGTGGAGGTATATAGGAATAGGGGCTATGCTGCTGTCGTAGCAAAAGCTTTTGTAGAAGAATGCAGGCGTGAGGGTCTTCAGCCGTATTGGGATTGTAGTCCGGACAATACAGGTTCTGTCCGATTGGCTGAACGTGTAGGAATGGTTTTCGATTTTGATTACAGCGTGTATTGGTATCCATTATCGTCATAA
- a CDS encoding HD domain-containing protein → MNELLQQQMQFLIEIDKLKTIERQTRIIHGDRRENDAEHSWHLAMMALILQGHANQDVDLLKVMKMLLVHDLVEIDAGDTFAYDTVGYADKYEREIQAANRLFGLLPQAQAEELMNLWLEFEAKETPEAAFASSLDRMQPVIHNHQNEGDTWMKNNITSEQVLNRNREVERGSETLWAYVQEIVQDSVDQGILAKSAPQVTSE, encoded by the coding sequence ATGAATGAATTGTTGCAACAGCAAATGCAGTTTCTAATTGAGATTGATAAATTGAAGACGATTGAACGACAGACCCGAATTATTCATGGTGATCGACGTGAAAATGATGCAGAGCATTCCTGGCATCTCGCAATGATGGCCTTGATCTTGCAAGGTCACGCGAATCAGGATGTGGATCTGCTTAAAGTGATGAAGATGTTACTAGTTCACGATCTGGTAGAGATCGATGCGGGAGATACATTTGCTTATGATACGGTGGGCTATGCGGATAAATATGAGCGGGAAATTCAGGCCGCCAACCGATTATTTGGACTGCTGCCACAGGCTCAAGCAGAAGAATTAATGAATCTATGGTTAGAGTTTGAAGCAAAAGAAACGCCGGAAGCTGCATTTGCTTCATCACTGGATCGTATGCAACCAGTTATACATAATCATCAGAATGAAGGAGATACCTGGATGAAGAACAACATCACCAGCGAACAGGTATTGAATCGAAACCGTGAAGTCGAGAGAGGTTCCGAGACGTTGTGGGCATACGTACAGGAGATTGTACAGGATTCTGTCGATCAAGGGATTTTAGCGAAGTCAGCACCCCAGGTTACTTCAGAATAA
- a CDS encoding NUDIX hydrolase: MGYITELRTILGSRPLILTGSCVLVFNEQGHVLLQKRTDSLDWGTIGGSMELGESLEETAARELYEEAGLRAGAYRLITVFSGQDMYYRYPHGDEIYNVMAVYEALDVEGEPQIMDDEGLELRYFDLSQPIPEINPITAYVLQNTGYIKMPD; encoded by the coding sequence ATGGGATATATCACGGAACTAAGGACAATTTTGGGCTCACGACCACTAATTTTGACAGGCTCCTGTGTACTGGTGTTTAACGAACAAGGACATGTGCTCTTGCAGAAACGCACCGACAGTCTGGATTGGGGAACGATTGGAGGTTCAATGGAGCTGGGTGAATCTTTGGAGGAAACAGCGGCACGTGAATTGTATGAGGAAGCAGGTTTGAGAGCGGGGGCGTATCGACTCATTACTGTGTTTTCGGGACAAGACATGTATTATCGCTATCCACATGGTGACGAGATCTATAATGTGATGGCTGTATATGAAGCATTGGACGTAGAAGGGGAACCTCAGATTATGGACGATGAAGGATTGGAGCTGCGTTACTTTGATCTATCCCAACCGATTCCAGAGATCAATCCGATTACGGCATATGTGTTACAGAATACAGGATATATCAAAATGCCTGATTAG
- a CDS encoding GNAT family N-acetyltransferase: MNRLITIHPLTVSDVDSANLVFETAIRGAFQDEGLDTLHDDFWNEVNDKKRLLQMALQQSHNQDETMFFLLAKREDTVVGTISFAPCSELIREGTNQELADIGELGTLYILPELQGQGIGSALIQALIGELQRRGLEKFCLDSGYKNAQKRWKRKFGKPHTVLQDHWGEGTDHMIWLCDVKDFAAQ; this comes from the coding sequence ATGAATCGCCTGATTACCATTCATCCCTTAACGGTATCAGATGTGGATAGCGCCAACTTGGTGTTTGAGACAGCCATTCGAGGTGCGTTTCAGGACGAAGGTTTGGATACTCTACATGATGACTTCTGGAATGAAGTGAATGACAAAAAAAGGCTGCTCCAAATGGCCTTGCAACAAAGCCATAATCAGGATGAAACGATGTTTTTTCTCCTAGCGAAGAGGGAAGATACAGTCGTTGGAACGATATCCTTTGCGCCTTGTAGTGAGTTAATTCGTGAGGGCACCAATCAGGAACTGGCAGATATCGGTGAACTGGGTACGTTGTACATTTTACCTGAGCTACAAGGTCAGGGAATCGGTTCTGCTCTAATTCAGGCGTTAATCGGTGAACTTCAGCGGCGTGGTCTAGAAAAGTTCTGTCTGGATAGCGGTTATAAGAATGCCCAAAAGCGCTGGAAAAGGAAATTCGGTAAGCCTCACACCGTGTTGCAAGATCACTGGGGAGAAGGTACAGACCATATGATCTGGCTGTGTGACGTAAAGGATTTCGCAGCCCAATAA
- a CDS encoding anti sigma factor C-terminal domain-containing protein, protein MSNHTEHDEQRVLQEEDFENLHPEWGQKQFKRMVWKTRWKFFLNAGGALFLVFILYHIYVSSLHIYFDQSKVRNDFLRSIVSVVEMHGDGLRVEKPVHEAFEVSPFLTQKANLKIYRQVGSWEVITGEIEAELSISGKLSYTITNTGAYMNGNNTGPFFLPYSLVSDQAAPTSDSSDSNPMKRLAKIDDGHVAELSLSVKNLISPEQLMKLLANYDVGVTAMSIYAGELKEFDISYSRSGMYDYMTPHLTLKPLTLFGETGSSWYAYFAPDEAEQMQEQVQAMMSDLEWMTNNVQYNGLDVDQQRLAYLKKNGVQVYGAVVTGPVRELEKITKLPEFHQFQLNRVEIWNWN, encoded by the coding sequence ATGTCTAATCACACAGAACATGATGAGCAGCGTGTCCTTCAAGAAGAAGATTTCGAGAATCTTCATCCTGAATGGGGTCAAAAGCAGTTCAAACGCATGGTATGGAAGACGAGGTGGAAATTTTTCCTTAACGCAGGAGGTGCTCTATTTCTCGTATTTATCCTCTACCATATCTATGTATCATCACTACACATCTACTTCGATCAATCAAAAGTACGCAATGACTTCCTACGTTCCATCGTATCTGTTGTAGAGATGCACGGTGATGGGCTGCGTGTAGAAAAACCCGTTCATGAAGCTTTTGAGGTTAGTCCATTTCTAACACAAAAAGCCAATCTAAAAATATATCGACAAGTAGGCTCATGGGAAGTAATCACTGGAGAGATTGAAGCGGAACTAAGTATCAGTGGCAAATTGAGCTATACGATTACCAATACAGGAGCATATATGAACGGCAACAATACAGGGCCATTTTTCCTCCCATACTCTCTAGTGTCTGACCAGGCTGCTCCCACCAGCGATTCGAGTGATAGTAATCCTATGAAGAGGCTTGCTAAAATTGATGATGGGCATGTTGCAGAGTTATCCCTATCCGTGAAAAATCTAATATCTCCAGAACAACTGATGAAGCTTCTCGCCAATTACGATGTTGGGGTAACCGCGATGTCAATCTATGCAGGTGAGTTGAAGGAGTTCGATATCTCCTATTCACGCTCGGGTATGTACGACTATATGACGCCTCATCTCACGCTCAAACCTCTTACCTTATTCGGAGAAACTGGTTCTAGTTGGTATGCCTACTTTGCACCAGACGAAGCAGAACAGATGCAAGAGCAAGTTCAAGCTATGATGTCTGATCTGGAATGGATGACTAATAATGTACAATACAATGGTTTGGATGTGGATCAGCAACGTCTTGCCTATTTGAAAAAAAATGGTGTGCAAGTCTATGGCGCTGTCGTTACAGGGCCTGTACGTGAGTTGGAAAAAATAACAAAGCTGCCGGAATTTCATCAATTCCAACTAAATCGCGTAGAGATATGGAATTGGAATTAA
- a CDS encoding RNA polymerase sigma factor codes for MRSDLYAELFKQYQSSLHLYLYRMCGSQETAEELVQETFYRAMVSMKAEHASYARAWLYKVARHLFIDWYRKQRGEMQMNRELEQQGTENTYCSPEEVLNARERTIRIQQVMKKLPEQYRTILLLREMNELSYKELCEILDMNMNQVKVTLFRARERFKAEMLQMKGDD; via the coding sequence ATGAGGAGTGATCTATATGCCGAACTATTCAAGCAGTACCAATCCTCCCTGCATCTCTATCTCTACCGCATGTGTGGATCTCAGGAGACCGCTGAGGAGTTAGTTCAAGAAACATTCTACAGAGCTATGGTATCTATGAAAGCCGAGCATGCAAGCTACGCCAGAGCGTGGTTATACAAAGTAGCCCGGCACTTATTTATCGATTGGTATCGTAAACAACGTGGTGAAATGCAAATGAATCGAGAGCTGGAACAGCAAGGCACAGAAAATACATACTGTTCCCCAGAGGAAGTACTCAACGCACGTGAACGAACGATTCGTATTCAACAGGTGATGAAGAAGCTTCCTGAACAGTATCGAACCATATTGTTACTACGCGAAATGAACGAGTTATCTTACAAGGAGCTTTGCGAAATTCTGGATATGAATATGAACCAGGTCAAGGTTACCCTTTTTCGTGCCAGAGAACGATTCAAAGCAGAGATGCTTCAAATGAAAGGAGACGATTGA
- a CDS encoding Cof-type HAD-IIB family hydrolase translates to MIKIVFMDIDGTLLSEVDRTLSPRTERSIQELLRRGIQVVLVTGRPYNLCEEFRRLGIDTIISANGALIKSGEQVIHKSILSPDMVRTFSEFAQENGHGISYFTETFEMNEDFETDVRITDALRDTLGIMEYPRRINSLESEIYCLCLYADQAEAEIYQRQFPSLNFVRFHEYVSNVLEENVVSKSVAAEKVLTFLNISREDAMAFGDGENDIDLLEYVGLGIAMGNGGERIKLSADYVTRKASEDGITHALKAFKLI, encoded by the coding sequence ATGATTAAAATTGTATTTATGGATATAGACGGAACCTTATTAAGCGAGGTGGATCGAACGCTATCACCTCGGACAGAGCGATCGATTCAAGAGCTACTTCGCCGAGGAATCCAAGTCGTCTTGGTAACAGGCAGACCCTATAATCTATGTGAGGAATTCAGGAGATTGGGCATCGATACGATCATTTCAGCCAATGGGGCCTTGATTAAGAGTGGAGAACAAGTGATCCATAAGTCTATACTCTCACCCGACATGGTAAGAACGTTCAGTGAATTTGCACAGGAGAATGGTCATGGTATTTCCTATTTTACAGAGACGTTTGAGATGAACGAGGACTTTGAAACCGATGTACGTATTACGGATGCATTAAGAGACACGTTGGGCATTATGGAGTACCCTAGGAGAATTAATTCGTTAGAGAGCGAAATATATTGTCTCTGTCTATATGCAGATCAAGCAGAAGCGGAGATATATCAAAGGCAGTTTCCATCCCTGAATTTTGTGCGTTTCCATGAGTATGTATCCAATGTGTTAGAAGAGAATGTAGTATCGAAGTCAGTCGCTGCAGAGAAAGTACTCACGTTTCTAAACATTTCCCGAGAAGATGCGATGGCGTTTGGAGACGGGGAGAATGATATCGATCTGTTGGAGTATGTTGGTCTTGGTATCGCGATGGGGAACGGGGGAGAACGAATTAAGTTAAGTGCAGACTATGTTACGCGAAAAGCAAGTGAGGATGGGATTACGCATGCATTAAAGGCATTTAAGCTCATCTGA
- a CDS encoding S66 family peptidase, whose amino-acid sequence MIAPKLQPGDEVRVISPSRSLSIIEEEHIQLAKQRLEALGLIVSFSANAYEMDDFASSSIESRIQDLHAAFADPQVKGILATIGGFNSNQLLQYIDYSLIQANPKRFCGYSDITALSTAIYTKTGLITYSGPAFSTFAILHGNEYTVEFYKKMMMGSADSILVTPSEAWSDDAWYRDQENRQFITNQGPVILNEGQAEGTIIGGNLCTLNLLQGTEYMPSLEGTVLFVEDDYMADPPTFDRDLQSLIHQPGFEQVRGLVIGRFQKASGMTPQLLEKIIHSKRELTQIPVIADVDFGHTAPHFTFPIGGKTKLNAQGMSVELWISE is encoded by the coding sequence ATGATTGCACCTAAACTGCAACCAGGAGACGAAGTTCGTGTGATCTCCCCATCGAGAAGTCTCTCCATTATAGAAGAGGAGCATATCCAGCTTGCCAAACAACGATTGGAGGCCTTGGGTCTAATCGTCTCTTTTTCGGCTAACGCATATGAGATGGATGATTTTGCTTCGTCCTCTATTGAATCGCGTATTCAAGATTTGCATGCAGCCTTTGCTGATCCACAAGTCAAAGGAATACTGGCAACCATTGGTGGGTTCAACTCCAATCAGTTGCTGCAATATATCGACTATTCACTTATTCAGGCCAATCCGAAGCGGTTCTGTGGCTACTCCGATATTACTGCATTGAGTACCGCTATCTATACGAAGACAGGGCTGATAACCTATTCGGGTCCTGCGTTCTCGACGTTTGCTATACTTCATGGCAACGAATACACCGTCGAGTTTTACAAGAAAATGATGATGGGATCGGCCGATTCAATTCTCGTTACACCCTCTGAAGCATGGAGTGATGATGCGTGGTATCGGGATCAGGAGAATCGTCAGTTTATTACGAACCAAGGACCGGTGATTCTGAACGAAGGACAGGCAGAAGGAACCATCATTGGTGGGAATCTATGCACACTGAATTTACTTCAAGGCACAGAATATATGCCTTCTCTAGAAGGGACAGTCCTGTTCGTTGAGGATGACTATATGGCCGACCCGCCTACATTCGATCGTGATCTCCAATCACTTATCCATCAGCCTGGATTCGAACAAGTGAGAGGGCTAGTCATTGGTAGATTCCAGAAAGCATCAGGAATGACACCGCAATTATTAGAGAAAATCATTCACAGCAAGCGAGAATTAACGCAGATTCCGGTTATTGCAGATGTCGATTTTGGACATACCGCACCACACTTTACCTTCCCTATTGGGGGCAAGACTAAGCTTAACGCACAAGGCATGAGCGTAGAACTCTGGATTTCGGAGTAA
- a CDS encoding DUF3298 and DUF4163 domain-containing protein, translated as MKFRWMYVLILALITTIILPTADASAAGTIAVKSKVLYYKGQPYIELSGGNKSVTAKLNKMFKVHAVNIVSADKKIKKENKKYSVSTTSATVKFNQKEKISVVYEDYIYAGAAHGFPSSTSYNYDLRTGKELKFTNFVQNDDQLANLEDSISSSLRAMYNANQGIFEENINDFPLDQDPAFYLYDKGIVIRFYPYEVAPYAAGFVDVKVPYSKISK; from the coding sequence ATGAAATTTAGATGGATGTATGTTCTTATTCTTGCTCTAATAACTACAATCATCTTACCTACAGCAGATGCAAGTGCAGCAGGTACGATCGCAGTGAAATCGAAAGTGCTTTATTACAAAGGCCAACCGTACATAGAGCTTTCAGGTGGAAACAAGAGTGTGACAGCGAAGCTTAATAAGATGTTTAAGGTACATGCAGTTAACATTGTGAGTGCAGACAAAAAGATTAAAAAGGAAAATAAAAAGTACTCTGTAAGCACCACAAGTGCTACAGTGAAATTCAATCAGAAAGAAAAAATATCTGTTGTGTACGAGGATTACATCTATGCAGGAGCAGCACATGGTTTTCCATCCTCTACGTCCTACAACTATGATCTTAGAACGGGCAAGGAACTGAAGTTTACAAATTTTGTGCAAAATGATGACCAACTAGCCAATCTAGAAGACTCGATCTCAAGCAGCCTTAGAGCGATGTATAATGCGAATCAAGGTATTTTTGAAGAAAATATTAATGATTTTCCATTGGATCAAGATCCTGCATTTTACCTCTATGATAAGGGGATCGTAATTCGCTTCTATCCTTATGAAGTTGCCCCATACGCTGCAGGATTCGTTGATGTTAAAGTTCCTTATAGCAAAATAAGCAAATAG